Sequence from the Amaranthus tricolor cultivar Red isolate AtriRed21 chromosome 16, ASM2621246v1, whole genome shotgun sequence genome:
TTTCAGGTTTCCTCTTTTTCTCTTGATTTGATATTACTGAAATACAATTTTACaaaattggttttcaatttagtGTTACTTTGTACTGGGTGGAGAGTGATTTATTGTTTAAGTTCCTAatttacttcaaattttttattggaTATTTGGATTTCTGGGGGTGAAAGTGTAGTTtagtttatgtttgatttttgtCTTCAAATCTATTATGGAGAATAATTATTGGGAATGTTATGTTAACTCTTTTTTGAGTCAATAATATGGTTAAACTTATATGTTGTGTCAacaatatgtatatgtatatatataaaggtGTATTTAGCTTGTTGAAGGCATGTCTGGGTGTGATGAGAGTTGGAATGTGATACAAAGAATACGAAGAAGATTTTGGCATATTGTTTTCGGAATCATAAGTGGTGTATAGGGGATTGCATTGCTATTACAATTTGCATACTGACTTGAACTTTTGTCACCTAAATTGTCCTGTGCCATATGCTATGAACATTGAGACATTTAATGTTGGGCTTAAATTTAAGGAACTATCGGACATGTATTCAAGATTGGCACAAGTCCCAAGTCCAATTGTGAAGTAACATTGTTGACCATGTTTAAGTATCCGATGTTATTGTGAAAATTGCTGGTAATGTTCTTACCAAACGAAATTTGAAATTGTCATGCCATAATTTAATAATGGTGtagaaattgatttttttttttgttcttgtttgtcTCTTATGGAAGAGGTTAATGGAAAAGAAAGTCATATTTGTGACTGGCACGGATGAGCATGGGGAGAAAATTGCTACTGCAGCAGCTGCAGTTGGTTCCAGCCCCAGTGAGCATTGTGATACCATCTCGCAAGCATATAGAACTTTGTGGGAAGAGGTTTAAGACGTAATCTTTTTACTTTGTTGGtttatgataaataaataaaattctgataaataaaaatttccTCTTATGAAGTGACTCCATCCATGACCTTGCAGCTTGATATTGCTTATGACAAGTTCATCCGTACGACTGATCCTAAACATGAAGCAGTGGTTAACGAGTTTTACTCTAGAGTTCAAGCCAATGGTGATATTTACCGGGCTGACTACGAGGGTCTTTATTGTGTCAATTGCGAAGAATATAAGGTATGTTTTTGTGAGATGTGCTATTTTTACGTCAGTGATGGTGggctattaaattttaaaaacaactcttctttgaGTATCACAAAGAAAAGTTCGAGTAAGCAACTGATATATGGGTTTAGGTTCTAGTTTTCTTCTGGTGAAAACATTGTTCTTCACAAAATATAGGACCTTTTTCCTAATTGTGTTGACTCGTACTAGTTGTTATATCAGCTTTTTGCTTGCTGTTTTTGTTGGCCTATGCACACTCAATACGCTTGCTTTCTTTTACAATACCTTATGATTAATGTGATTTTAACATTATCTTTGTTTATGATGAATTGTTgtagaatatataataatctACATCTCACACCATTATATTGCTATGATCCCTTAATTATAAATAACATTGGTTATGATCTTGATCGTTAGCCTCATTATTGATGGCTAACTAACAATGAATATTTTGATGTAATCTATTCATACACCTTTAGGTCATTAGTGACTTCTTTGAAACTTTTTTTCATAGATATATGCAAGTTTCAATGTCATATTAGACCTTTTTTATCGTATGACTTGaattaaatactccctccatttatTTATACGTGTTTTATTTGAGTGTTGTTACTATTCATCCCTTAAccttaattttgtattttgttcttTATTTATAGGTTAAACATAGTCAAGTTGGATCctgtttgattcatttcaataaCACTTTattgatataattttataatttttaattatacacaattataaatattaaggattgaGTTAGGGCATTGGATAGTGTGCAGAACCAAAAGAGACATTTATTGAGAAATGGGGGGAGTATAAATATTGGAGTACAATGATGAATGCTAACATAGACGTACAATTGTATTGGGAAAGAGGACGTAGTGATGAACTAAGAAGCCCACTTTTATCCATTCTTCAGCCAACTCCACAAGTTCATTGTAAATTATGATTGATCATTAACTTTAACACTTTTATAACATGAGAAAcatagttcttttttttttgcaaagcTTTACAACTTGGGCGACGTGTTGCGATTAcgatttttttttgcactatgactTGTATACTTAAAACTGTAACGAGGGTAGCTTTGAATGAAAATTGTTGGGCAGTGTACTGTTACCTGATTCTCTGCTTGATTTATGTATGTTTGCAATTTGTTGCTTAATTCACATGTTACATTTTGCGATTTGCAAGGTGATgtatgaaattatttaatactTGTACTCATCAGTTCACATGTTTCAGTTCACGATTTGGTAGATGTGTATAGTTGTGTCTATTTGTGCTTTTGGGTGCCAAGTACTATAAAATTACTGACTAGTCCCACCTCATTGAAAATATAGGATGTCAAAGAATTGAATGAGAATAACTGTTGCCCAGTTCATCTTAAGCCATGTATATCTAGGAAAGAAGAGAATTACTTCTTTGCTTTATCAAAATaccaaaaagaattggaagATCTCCTGGAGAAGAATCCTGATTTCGTGCAGCCTTCTAGTCGATTAAATGAGGTAAAACAATATCTCTTCCTGCTTCTGCATATTGCCTTTTGGTTGTTGGCTGTCTTGCTGAAGGATGTAAAATCATTGTGGTTGATCATATTTGTATAAACTCTAGATAAAGGCAAAGGTTTTGTATATATAGATTGGACTGTGGAGACGGCCTGTTTTGACGACCATTATAAGGGATAAATTACATGATCTATGATCCTATTTTTATCATGAATGAAGTTCAAGAATTTGTATATGAGATGTGTTTTCTGAATGTTGTTGCATATTTATTCCTTGAGTAGCAAATTTTGAGGTCTCctttaaagaaatttttttcatgcttataaaattttgatgtattttagcttttttttttttattaatgtcatAGTTCATTTTTTGGTGGTATAATTTGTTCTTGTATCGGTGTTGTAtgcttattatttttgaatgtgacCTTCTTTGCACCTATGGGTGGTGTACCTTCAAGAAGTGTCTTCTGTTGTGGACTGCTAACTCTTTTGGCAATCTGTTATGAGTAATAGATTAAATGTTGGTTAAgtcatttataaaaaattatgcaaATGAAAATATGTTTTCATTATTTGGTCACATAATTCTGTTCAATTGAACACAAAAATTGTGCTCATTGCTTCTTCAAGTAGTGTGAGATGTTTTAGTTAATGTCATCGCTGAAACATGTTTCATAGATTGACTCAATGATCTCTATGTTCTTTAATTAGATtgctatatatacatgtattatTTAtacttgcattcattgttaacTGGAACAACATTCGGTTTGGAATGGGAAGACGAAACGCAACCTAGATTTACTCGGGAACGACTGGGTACGAGAtacattatgtataaaatatattacataTCGCCTAACTGAGATAGCTAATTTTTTATGCTTAAATGTAGTGCATCTGTAGGAAGTCTGTAAACGAACAACAATTAGAAGTAGATCAAGCTCCATGTTGAAATTATCATTCCAGAATCATGACGGAGCTAATGATTCTTGTGGACTTGAACTCTCAAATCTGTAAAATATGGCATGCTTGACTTGTGAATTAACTTTCTTGGTCAAAAAACTTGTATCTTGCAGTGATTATGTAGAACTTTTAGTCTCTTTGATGATTTTCTCTAAGAGTGACTAACTTGAGTATATGATCTTATACAATTTTTAGGTCCAAGGCTGGGTAAAAACCGGGTTGAAAGATTTCTCAATTTCCAGAGCAGCTGTTGACTGGGGTATACGTGTTCCTGGTGATGATAAGCAAACAATTTATGTTTGGTTTGATGCATTACTAGGGTAAAATTCTCTCTGATTTCTCTGAATTAGATGATATTTGGCCAATATCCAGCTATATTTTCTGGTACGATTTAGTATAGCTTGTATCATATACAAGCTCATTCCTATAGTAATCGTCTTCCAATATTCTTTGATCTTTTTGCTTATCATGTTGCTGTTTGAAATATATGGATTCAGTTAAGCTTCAGTAAATCTTTCTAGAGCTACAATTTTCAACAGCAACCATACAACAATGTTGTAGACAATCTCTTGTGttatttgtgttatttgttaTCTACATAGGAATTGAGGCTGCCTTTTCTCACTTTTGAGGTCTAATTATCatactaattttttgttaaatttccATGGAGTGGATCAATCTCTTGCTACATTGTTAGACATGTTTGACTGATGTAGTTCTATTGTAGGCATATACTCAGAAGAGGGATGCTATTACATTTTTTCAACTGCTCATTTGCTCTTACTCTTAACACGCTGATGTTCATTAGTACTCCTGCTTGTTAAGAGCATCTCTTCTTGCATCGACCTTCTCTAGACATGTCTGATCCAACGCTTTAGTTGTCTCCAACAGATATTAAAAAGGCTTCAAGAATAGTGCTTTTGGAGGATTAATTAGAAGTGGTAATTGCATTGCTTAATACACTTTAATTTGGCCTGTCCAATTCATATGGAGTTAAAGATTAGCTATTTCTTGAGTTTTAGATTAAATGGGCTAACTTCTTAGTCAAAATCATTCGATGATATTCTCTTATTGTGTATTAGGAAGAAGCAGAAGGTTGTTATTTATCAGAATTGTATAAAGCCCCTAAACTCAGAAGTAGGGTATCTATAAACAACCTCCTCACTTTAATCCGTGAGGAAACTCCGTAGAATTGGGTGATGTTGATATTAAGCATTTGGTCTAGAAGGAATAGCCACCTAggtcatctttttttttttcctcggCTACTCAGAAGGTTTGCTCACTGGTGGATGTAAGAACTTTGGGGCCTGTCAATATGACATCTGGAAAAACTGAAATGGGAAAATGGTTTAAAAATCTATTGAGGATCAAGCACATATCATTCTCTCTTCTTGTCTTGTCTATTTTCCTTTAAGTTACACTATATATCATTGTTTCTGCTGAATTTCCTGCCTACCTTCTTTCCCTTTTATCTAGTTTGAACAGTTCAGCAATCTCTAAACACTGCTCTTATTATCATCCACCAGGTACATTTCAGCATTATTGGAGAACAATGAGCGACCTAGTTTACAAAGTGCAGTTGCTTCTGGCTGGCCTGCTTCACTCCACTTAATCGGCAAGGTACAACTTTCTGAGTTTTTAATCATGGTTCAAGGCTGCTGTTCTCTTATGATCCTTGGAAAAGGATTTCTTAACTGTATTCTGTAGGTCTTGCTCAATAGTTCTGTTACATTTTGTTTAGCCTTTCTGTGGCTTTGGTTTATTCTTTATCCTGAAATTGAAACTGTCAAGACAAGTAATTGCTGATTTGTGGTTCATGCTAAAGCTGATTTCTGTTTCTTCTCTTCCTGTTGAGATTGAACTGATCAAGGCATAGAATAGGGCAGCCAATTCCAGTTGACATTATCATTTGCAAATCCTATAACTTGtacttttgatgataaatttttggttgTATAATACCTTTATATATTTGGGGAAAGGAGAGGGGAGGAGACATCCTTTGCCTAGCTTCTTTAGCCTCTTGGAACAAATATTAAGCGTTAGTGAAACATTTTTATTGTCATCTACATAAATTCCTTGTGAAACGCTCCACTTGGCAATCATGTACATTTTgacatttaataaaaaaaacaatggaAGAGGAGCTACTTGACCTTGAAAATAAgactttttttttggtttgccaTGCTTCAATGTCCAATATGATCGGGAAGCTGATAATTGGAAAAaagtaaatttcaatttgtacGTCTGAACATCAGTTTTCTACTCCAAAGTCTAATGAATTTAACCATTAATCTCTAGTATACATCTGTCTTTTAGCTCTATGATACTACTTCAGCTTCCAAAGAGCATCTCAAAGTTACTGCAGTAAATTGTATTTCGTAATAACAACCCATATCAATGAAGAGTGAGGACCaaaaaacttgttttgtttaatAAAGAGTTTCGGCAGAAATAAGCTATTTTTGGTTCGACAATTTTGGTATTGAACTTTGCAAGATGATTATTCTAGTAATATTATCTTGTTTTAATGCTTAGTGAAAGACCAAGAGAACTTTCTTGCTAACTGATATCAGATTGATGCCTTCCTCTATCCTATTCTCCTTGGAAAAGAGAGGGGGGCATGTGGAAAACAATGGGTGAATTCGTTCTTTGCGATCAGGGGCATGTGGCTTGCTTAACATCCTTAATGTAGATTATTGATGTTATATCAATTAAAAGTCCTACCCTCCGCTTTGCAgaacaattttttctttaatgcaTACAAAACACTTTTAAAATAAGGTTCGGATAGCAATGATTTTCGAAGAAAGAAGAAAGcaagaaaataattttactgGCATGATGCAACAGTAGAGAAAAATAAGGGTTTAATAAATTATTCTTTAAAATACCTAACAGAAATtggaaaatctttttttttttgacaaatagAAATAGTAAAATCAGTGTATATATGCAGAAATGAATTTGGAATGGGGAGATtagtcaaaaatctaaacattgTTAGGTTccttttttaggaaaaaattcAATTGTATCTAAACTACGCTGCTTATTTTCCTCAAGGCGCATActtcaaatatgtttttaggagtatttatgttATGTGCATCTGTTTGTTCAAGTGTCAAACTATTAGTGTTACTTTGGAACTTCACTGATTGAGAAAACTTGAAATCCTTTTTTGTTTGAAATGTTCATATACGAGAGGAGACAACTATGCTGAGTCATTCGTACTCCTAATCTTCAAGTCAAGTCTAGCTCTCCCCTTTGTTGTCTCAAGTGTTTCATGGAAACAATGCTGACTAATGTTTAAAGTTCTCTAATAGTGGCCTAAATACCTCGAAACCCTCTTTACTTATTATACATTTTTGCAGGATATTTTACGCTTTCACGCAGTTTATTGGCCAGCTATGCTGATGTCAGGCGGGATAAAACTCCCAAAAATGGTTTTTGGCCATGGTTTTTTGACCAAGGTACTATTGCTTGCTTTATTATCAATGTCAAACTGTGTTCTGTCAAATACATGGGAAATGTGATGCTGTTAAAAAAGCTTGTGAGAATAAGGCCGCTCCAAGAGCATATAATCTTTTAGCTTGTAGTAATTTGGAATTTTTGGTGTATTTAATAAGTCTCTGCCTAGACTATCTATGCGTTATCCGATTATGCAAAGGGCTTTGATAATTTTCTAAGATACGTAATGTTACTTATTGCGTTATTGCCTCTTGATCTTTTCTTTAGAAGTAAATGATCTGTAGATGCATAGtgtttatgataaaaaaaaatattttgccccATATTGTGCCAGACCATGTGACCAAGTAAATACCATGTGATCAAGCACAGTCAAAgatgtaaaataaaaaactaagtaCCTTATGTGATGCCCGTTGATGTGGGCTACTGTTAAGTTTTGTATTTGGCTGTTATACTTTTTGTTGTAATAACCAGCATGAAGATGACAAAGAGGAAGTTGAAATCTAATAGCATTGCGTCTGTGAATCTGTGATGGTTGCATTACAGAAAAAGTTCTGTAATTGCACGTGTTTGTAGTTTGTCTTATgtataaattttcatattatgCAGCGatgctttttattttaaaaatataggaTGGCATGAAAATGGGGAAGTCTTTAGGCAATACTATCGAGCCAAATGAGTTGGTGCAGAAGTTTGGAGCTGATGCAGTACGATATTTCTTTCTAAGGGAAGTTGAATTCGGAATTGATGGGGATTACTCGGAGGATCGGTTCATCAATATTGTTAATGCACATCTTGCCAACACAATTGGTAAAAATCTACTGCTTGTAGTTTTCCTCTTGAACGTGTAATTAAAGGTAATTACAGATTATTCGTTTTGTTGATTATGTTATTCACAGGAAACCTTCTCAACCGCACACTTGGGCTTCTCAAAAAGAACTGCCAGTCAACATTAGTTGTTGATTCTGTTGTTGCTGGTGAAGGGAACACATTCAAGATCAATGTGGAAAATCTGGTGAGGCCTAATTGAATTTAAGTGAGTTTAACTGATTGGCTTTCATTTGAATTATTCATTGGCGTCACCTATGCCAAACCGAtgtacaacattccattaccatTGATTAACTTAATTCCCTTCCCATCTCGGCAGGGGTTGAGGGATGGACGTACGGTACCTTACCCTTGTATTGACTAAGGaggttgtttccaattgacCCTTGATAGCAAATATGATCTACCAATTTACTTAAATAAAGTGCACATGATTAATGAGTCATTTCTCAATAGTCCCTTATAATTTACAACCAAATAACTATTCGAGAATAGGCAAAATTTCCAAAATGatgtaattgatttttatttgaattgtctGAAATATATAGTATAGCAATAATTAGTTGTTCTCCATGAAAATAAAAGGGGTGGCATTGATATTATCCACAAGTAATTATATATTACTAATCCACGAAAATGAATTTGCAATTTAATTTCATATGTTGTTCTTTTACCCTACAATCTCATTTCATCATTCAAATTTAACCATCATCTTCTCCACTTCGATTCGAGGTCTTCATAATCGGAGTCGAATTGAGCATGCCGTGCTTGGTGAAATGATTGATATGCTTCCCAAATCCTCATCTATCCCTTTCGATTTGCTGCATTGTGAAGCCAATGTGAGAGCTTTTTGCTACAAACATGGAAAAATGTGGGATGGAGATGGAGGAGTACTTACAAAGCTGCTATTAACCATTTCCTCTCAAAAGAGCTTTTATTGTTCTACAACCTTTTGTTTTTGGCTCATCGAGGTGAACCTTATATATGATTGTCCTTATTGAATAACGACTGTAGTACATAAAGAgcatttgggggttttcataaCTGGATCAATAGAGTTTTGCACTTCTGTTTGTTTCTGGCAGCCATCATTTTCATGTTGAAATTTTGACAATTGGGTCAATATCTGACCAGGAATGGTGATAACAGTGGCTACTTATTGCAAGTGCCTATTTGGAAGGTTTTAATTGTATTATTGATCATGTGTATTGTGTATTATCAATTAtctcataaataaaaaaaaaaagctaaagaCAAATCGACTTTCATGTGTTGGTTTCAGTTTTTGCATGTCAGAACTCTTGTAAtcatttgtataattttttttctttgcaaaCATTTATGAAGTCTTTCATTTTTGTTGCTTTGTCAGGTACAGAAGGCTAGTGCACAATATCAAAATCTTTCATTGTCATCTGCCTGTGAGGCTGTTCTTGAAATTGGGAATGCTGGCAATGTTTATATGGACAAGCGTGCACCATGGTCTCTTTTCAAGCAAGGGGACACAGCTGCAGAAGCTGCTGCCAAGGTTTGTTCCTATTACTTCTATTGTTGCAAAATTTTAACAGTTTAATGCATTAATTAGCCATAATTGTGGTTTAATTTAGAAACTACAATTGATTGGGAAAATCTAATGGGAACAGCGGTGTGATATGGGTGAAATGGAGAGAACTTGTTAGTCTAATTACCTTCACTCATCAAGGTGCCTTTGATCTAGCATTTGTGATTGGCTTTGTGACTTTTGGTTTCGCAAGGTCAAGTCCCACAAGTTGCACTTTGGGAATCGGGATTCTCCATGTCCTACCCAATGAAATGACCTTCATTCAGTTTATTTGCCCATGTCTTGTGGATTTACTCGGCCTAGATTATACTCTCCAATTTTTATCCCAAAATGTTTGCGAATAAAACTTCCACAGAAATTGGCCAAATGTTGTGTACTAAGAGGTTTAAGAGGAAAAACGGGTGAAACATTGTAAGGCAAACTTAAAAGTAAATTCAAGGCTTTTACGTAGCCTGcaaatttttctaaataaatcataaaactgCAAAATCATGATTtagtcataatttttatttcccCATCATTAATTTGTTTATCAAGATAAAAACTGAATTCTTAATTAAAATCTGACAAGTATATGTGTAGTTTGGTTATCGAGGAAAATTGGCTGCTGCTTCATGATTTCCTTGTTCAGAAAGGATGATTTTACAATACAAACAATATACAAACAATCACCACTGCTATCACTGTTGCTCGCATCATCTCAACCCATAATGTTTCCTACAACCCAATACCACTGCTACCTAAAGGTTGTGGCTCAGATCATCAATCTAACTCGACCTTATCTCTTTTGACTTTTAAGGTTTTACATAGAAGAATAGATTATGGGATTGTGGGTTGAATTTGCTATTTTTTTGTTCAAGGAGGGCGGCTCTTAATCTCGAGTTCATGTAGTGGCAGGAAGTGTGCTATGTGGTAGTTGCTGTGGCGGTGTAGTAGGTGGTGAGGGATGAGAATTGCaatttttttagtatttgtGGTGGTGGAAACTCTGTGGCTGAGAGGATTGTAAGTTGTTATGGTATGTGGTTCTGTTGGTGAGAACGTTGGTTATGAAAATTTAGTGGAGTAAGGGCAGAAGAGACGTTGTCGGCGTCGATTGACAGTGGTAATGttcattatctttttttttgggAATTTATATAAAACGTCCATAAATTAATCTATGAAAAGGTGCAAGTTCTTTACAGGCTAGAAttgtgttgttttgttttttgttcCCACTTTTACTTTAACTTTCTAAATATTTCCACTTTCAAAAATGATAGAAGATACTCGTACTATAGATGGGTTGATTACATCTCCGGTTGCGCTTTCTACATTAACACCCAGTTTTTAAAATCAGATTACCtgaacttaatttttttccCTATATACAATTACCTCAAGAAACCGGAAACCCGCATAAGGATTCAACCAAGCTCTTGATAACAATTTGTTTGAGAAAGAGGCTAATTGCTTTGGGTTTTGTAcgcaaaaaatcaatttttatacTGTGTTAGAGAAAGAGGCAAAGTAAATAAACAAGAAACAAcaaattgaagatgaagaacaagtGAAGACACGAAATAATTCAGGAGGTGTTCAAGAAATTTAACTTGAAGACCACAAAACCTACCCAAACAAAGGGAAGCTAATTGTATTGAAGATTACACATAAGAATTTCTCACTTATTTTACTTGCAATGCACAAAGATTTCTAGTAAGAACTCTCCACTTAAATCTTAGGTGGCTCTTagtcttatttttaaaaatgctCTCGCTACTGTATTGAATGAAGTTTCGGGTAATTTACCTCAAGAAATAAACTCGGTTTATCGATCACAAAACACAAGCTTGGACCAGGTGCTATCAGAAGCTTGCTCCCGTTGCTGCTCGCGCAAGAGGATGGTGCTCCAGTAGGCAGTAATTTTTTTGGTGGATTATTGAGTCACAATTCAACAATAGGAATGAATGGCAGTTACTATATGTGAATGATAATTTGAACCGAATTTCTTAGTTGTAGACTATACCTTATTCGGCTTTATCAGACAATTCAACAATAGGGATATGACCCAAGAAAATGGAATCAGTTGAAAATATTGAAATCATTATAATGGGGAAAATTTATATATCttcaattattatcattaaatgTTCTGGAATTATTAACTGTAAACCTTACTGAACATTTTCtattcatttaaaatatttttggctCATTCAATTATGTGCACTTTGTAGTTTGTACAAATATGAAGTTGCATATTTTTGCTATTAAGTGTCAAgtcaaaaacaacttatttgTTAATACAAGGATAAGGTTTTCATACATATAAGTACACAACCCCCCGAATCCTTTCTAATTGCCTATGTAGGAACCATCTAATAGCATTGGGGCAATGGAACATTGTTGAAATGTTTTCGACTCTATTTGTCAAAGACCTTATAATGTCTACAGAGACAGTTTCCGAAAATTTTCTTCTAAGAATAAGAAACGATAATTATTGTCCGATGACTGTAAGACTTATACTGTTCTTAATCAGTTGTATATGTGAATTCTTCTATATGGGTGCAGGATCTTGTCGTCATATTGGAAGCCATGCGAATCATTGCCATTGCATTAATGCCAGTCACGCCGAGCTTATGTTGGAGAATATACTCTCAGCTTGGTTTCTCAGAAGAAGAATTCAATGCACTTACTTGGGTTGGGTCTAATTCTAGTGCTTCCTCTTTCTCATTCTAGTACTTGTATATGGCTACCGAACTTTTACCGACATGGTTTGGATGTGCATTTGCAGGATGATACAAAATGGGGCGGTCTGAAGGCTGGACGCATCATGCCAGAAGCGAAACCCATCTTTGCTAGGATTGAACTTGTAAGTGATGCAGATAAGCTCGAGGTTCCGACTTCCAAGAAGAAAGCCAAGAAAACTGCTAAAGCTCAAAGTGCTTAGATGACTTGTACATTTATATGTTACTAGTATtttttctcaattataaccttgGATTGAGAGGAAATTTTGTCTGTTGTTTTTCCACAAAATGGTTCATTGCCCTAAGGTTCTAGATCTTTTAATATGAAGCCTTTCCTTTCAACTTTCAAATTTCAATCATAGTCAAAATATGCGGTAATGGTTGTGGTCGCAGTAACGGAATGGTGATACAGTATCGGAATTGATGTGGTTATCATAGTGCCTAAATATTGATTGAAACCGTAAGATACCCCTTGATATGACCCAAAATGCggtttttttattacaaagcgGAAAATATTGGTTTATAT
This genomic interval carries:
- the LOC130802682 gene encoding methionine--tRNA ligase, chloroplastic/mitochondrial is translated as MAGRVHTLQYSLLNLSSINPKLNFLNKTSFIRSNPLFGSSKTSLFCSCSSANSQNETFVLTTPLYYVNAPPHMGSAYTTIAADAIARFQRLMEKKVIFVTGTDEHGEKIATAAAAVGSSPSEHCDTISQAYRTLWEELDIAYDKFIRTTDPKHEAVVNEFYSRVQANGDIYRADYEGLYCVNCEEYKDVKELNENNCCPVHLKPCISRKEENYFFALSKYQKELEDLLEKNPDFVQPSSRLNEVQGWVKTGLKDFSISRAAVDWGIRVPGDDKQTIYVWFDALLGYISALLENNERPSLQSAVASGWPASLHLIGKDILRFHAVYWPAMLMSGGIKLPKMVFGHGFLTKDGMKMGKSLGNTIEPNELVQKFGADAVRYFFLREVEFGIDGDYSEDRFINIVNAHLANTIGNLLNRTLGLLKKNCQSTLVVDSVVAGEGNTFKINVENLVQKASAQYQNLSLSSACEAVLEIGNAGNVYMDKRAPWSLFKQGDTAAEAAAKDLVVILEAMRIIAIALMPVTPSLCWRIYSQLGFSEEEFNALTWDDTKWGGLKAGRIMPEAKPIFARIELVSDADKLEVPTSKKKAKKTAKAQSA